Proteins encoded in a region of the Elizabethkingia bruuniana genome:
- a CDS encoding Na+/H+ antiporter NhaC family protein, which translates to MTTQKSTSLRSLIPFLIFILVFLGAGIYYNDFYALPSPIAIVVGIISAFIIIKGTIKEKTSTFLEGCGDRNILTMCIIYILAGAFATVSKSIGSVDAIVNIGINNLSPQYYPAGIFFVASFLSIASGTSVGTIVALGPIAVGLSNAGGCDINVVGAALLGGAMFGDNLSIISDTTIAATQILGCDMRDKFRNNIGFALPAAIIAFFIYIYVGAGTNEVAHNTTPVSLSSAVLVIPYLAVIVLAFFGLDVFLVLIIGIVLSGIFGFIYHDFSFLDFGKKIYEGFTSMTEIFLLSLLTGGLAAMVEKAGGIDNLLRLIRSKINGPKSALLGIGTFVGVTDAATANNTISIVITGKVSKKITEEYKIRPRVTASILDTFSCFVQGIIPYGAQILILTGYSKNTISYPELLKNSFYLFLLLIAVFIYIYVGNIKEDKAGTDNLNIAKN; encoded by the coding sequence ATGACGACACAAAAGAGCACATCTTTACGATCACTAATCCCGTTTCTTATCTTTATTCTGGTGTTTCTGGGAGCCGGAATTTATTACAATGATTTTTATGCATTGCCATCGCCTATAGCTATTGTTGTAGGAATAATATCAGCCTTCATTATAATTAAAGGAACAATTAAAGAAAAAACATCCACCTTTCTGGAGGGCTGTGGAGATCGGAATATTCTTACCATGTGTATTATTTATATACTGGCAGGAGCTTTCGCTACTGTATCCAAATCAATAGGAAGTGTAGATGCTATTGTAAATATTGGAATCAATAACCTTTCACCACAATATTATCCGGCAGGTATTTTCTTTGTTGCTTCATTTTTGTCAATAGCTTCCGGAACATCAGTCGGGACAATTGTAGCATTGGGTCCAATTGCTGTCGGACTTTCCAATGCAGGTGGCTGTGATATCAATGTTGTAGGAGCAGCATTATTAGGAGGAGCCATGTTTGGGGACAATTTATCTATTATTTCGGATACTACTATTGCTGCCACTCAGATTTTAGGTTGTGATATGCGGGACAAATTCCGGAATAATATAGGCTTTGCTCTTCCAGCAGCTATTATAGCATTCTTTATTTATATTTACGTAGGAGCAGGAACTAACGAAGTTGCACATAATACTACTCCTGTAAGTTTGTCCTCTGCTGTACTTGTTATTCCTTACCTCGCTGTCATTGTACTGGCATTTTTCGGACTGGATGTATTTTTGGTACTGATTATAGGTATTGTACTGAGCGGTATTTTTGGTTTCATTTACCATGATTTTAGTTTTCTGGATTTTGGTAAGAAGATATATGAAGGTTTTACCAGTATGACTGAGATATTCCTACTTTCCTTACTTACAGGAGGACTGGCAGCTATGGTTGAAAAAGCCGGAGGAATAGATAATCTTTTAAGACTGATACGAAGCAAAATAAACGGGCCAAAATCTGCATTGTTAGGAATAGGAACCTTTGTAGGTGTTACAGATGCTGCAACAGCAAATAACACCATTTCTATTGTTATTACCGGTAAAGTGTCCAAAAAGATTACTGAAGAATATAAAATCAGACCAAGAGTAACAGCCTCTATTTTAGATACATTTTCATGTTTTGTACAGGGAATTATTCCTTATGGTGCACAGATACTTATTCTTACAGGTTATAGCAAGAATACAATCAGCTATCCGGAATTACTGAAGAACAGTTTCTATCTTTTCTTACTCCTCATAGCAGTGTTTATTTATATTTATGTCGGAAATATCAAGGAAGACAAAGCAGGCACGGATAATTTAAATATTGCAAAAAATTAA